The Rhizoctonia solani chromosome 4, complete sequence genome contains a region encoding:
- a CDS encoding ankyrin repeats, protein MEFLGDITGLDPNRPSLLELIAQEQLRDTLQPAIKYILAVFAQQYPRYLIRLVNRFEEFYSILMLIVERHYLKVHGASFAENFYGLKRRRTPAVETVRVNAALNEISPHEKLQPRDINRSLFFLVGIPYLRAKAHQYYEDFGGGIDSSLVDGASRPSLSQLTLADKLKNAYKSIYPWMNLGMELWQLAHSLGFRRLCYVPKSADKDPARPSGVLALIRHYLFHSRRQLLDSLKLLLPISIFFLKFLEWWYSPSSPARALSAPRSGPAIPPPAKLSPHPRGLGIGDLPYGICPLCHERLQNATALPTGPDNISMAQFGKQIQSQQIPGWGAYYLDYKALKKIISSLASSQISQYDAVRPTDLLNLASQPVQIENVPPTEVASELPDGFSTTTLSLYPGQEHDPPGAGNINSFYLLKEGELKLRLATLLSKRKAAAKRSGARSSGDSNIDEADGVEWRAVHEGFRLLERDLSKLQSFIELNATGFRKILKKWDKRSKSRTKELYLARQVEVQPVFNRELIAELSDTVAACLLDLTNASIDDSPVQPGLGSGDLMLTQHIALSRVRHSSAIADLEGNLNKAIQNSEPNETHIRQLLSLAQEAITTSDKNHIIRILWRAAIEAPRIVSDVIVDSPPFDIEAIDDISGRTFLHETALSGQLRLVEMALARGVDPSKLDVYARSALHYAALKGHSDVCRALLASGAPSDALDMDNFSPIIHATVNGHLECCSALLVDGHVNPMSAQAGQDLAPLSLACKHGHRNVVLLLLAHGATSQPNSNGELPLHLAAQEGHDAICRLLLRDPFQDDIPDKYNEWTPLFHAARYGRIECVKLLLEAGHNQTALDDVGRQPVHYATWFGHIDCMHALSQAIHPLHGTMSKSTKASSISPASDLDAPLDFDLDADPIPTLSLPPPIMPFRVYGHNYLDQNHLVQIALGCPWTLHDSHVLHPVAGVQLVPRLQGISSKALPQSNPSLKLVATSNFSATDPSFNVVLPLSDDQDIFSLQVKGLQNLTLEFSVYPSFGSKAIGRAVALSHSFTELQGTGMIILPILDHRLHLIGQVSFDVCIITPFSSAGFDLSSKFETYWKSSTAPLNSVTTPARQPASRQGFAAGANSANASPALNVTVTRDLVPVVFSRKWLPVHGFDLSIGVVTYAQFKSLSQGDTLKGDPTSTSEWHFSLSSGFYSLEHALTVLPLTLGACIELAWSPGSDRRPKQDLNAIVDSVLRTVYAVSRPSRTSDLQSSRRKLVLTSFCPSVCTALNWKQPNYPVFFSSYCGMLPRENHDAEASIETARGDLRQRSISGAVDFAKENNLLGVLVDARLIRQVPTIAQAVRDSNILLGSFGLPDQVTVSLPVGPDLEPLNLDATLTQGVLTMHDHFPSGHQL, encoded by the exons ATGGAGTTTCTCGGAGATATCACTGGTCTTGACCCAAATCGCCCCTCCCTGCTCGAACTTATCGCACAAGAACAACTGCGCGACACCCTCCAACCGGCTATCAAGTATATCCTAGCC GTGTTCGCACAGCAATACCCTAGATACTTGATCCGATTAGTAAATCGTTTCGAGGAATTCTACTCAATACTTATGCTTATAGTGGAAAGACACTATCTCAAAGTACATG GTGCCTCTTTTGCAGAGAACTTTTATGGATTGAAACGACGACGCACGCCTGCCGTCGAAACTGTCAGGGTAAATGCGGCCCTCAATGAGATCTCACCTCATGAGAAACTTCAACCAAGAGATATAAACCGGTCCTTGTTCTTCCTC GTGGGTATTCCCTACCTTCGCGCCAAGGCGCACCAGTACTACGAAGACTTTGGAGGCGGAATTGATTCAAGTTTGGTTGATGGTGCCTCCCGGCCATCGTTGAGCCAGCTG ACACTGGCAGATAAACTCAAAAATGCATACAAATCAATCTATCCCTGGATGAATTTGGGCATGGAGCTTTGGCAGTTAGCTCATAGCTTGGG GTTCCGCAGACTAT GCTATGTCCCAAAAAGCGCAGACAAGGATCCCGCGCGACCCTCGGGCGTTTTGGCTTTGATTCGGCATTATTTGTTCCATAGCCGACGGCAGCTCCTCGACTCTCTCAAACTCCTTCTCCCAATATCCATATTCTTCCTTAAATTCCTGGAGTGGTGGTATTCGCCCTCCTCCCCAGCACGTGCCCTCTCCGCTCCCCGCTCTGGACCTGCTATCCCACCCCCGGCAAAACTAAGTCCCCATCCACGTGGATTGGGCATTGGCGACCTACCCTACGGAATATGCCCATTGTGCCATGAAAGACTCCAAAACGCTACAGCACTCCCGACTGG TCCTGACAACATCTCTATGGCACAGTTTGGAAAACAGATCCAAAGCCAACAAATACCTGGATGGGGTGCATATTACCTCGACTATAAGGCATTGAAGAAGATAATATCATCACTTGCATCGTCTCAAATCTCCCAATATGATGCCGTTCGACCCACCGACCTATTGAATCTCGCGAGCCAGCCTGTCCAGATTGAGAATGTACCACCAACCGAAGTTGCTTCTGAATTACCCGATGGTTTCTCAACGACAACGCTGTCACTCTACCCGGGGCAAGAGCACGATCCCCCAGGTGCCGGAAAC ATCAACTCATTCTACTTGCTTAAGGAAGGCGAACTTAAACTGCGACTTGCGACTCTTCTTTCCAAGCGAAAAGCTGCTGCGAAACGATCGGGTGCTCGAAGCTCGGGCGATTCCAATATAGATGAAGCGGATGGGGTCGAGTGGCGGGCGGTCCATGAAGGATTTCGACTTCTCGAAAGAGATTTGAGCAAATTACAG AGTTTTATCGAACTCAACGCTACCGGCTTTCGGAAAATTCTCAAGAAATGGGATAAACGTTCGAAATCACGAACAAAGGAGTTGTACCTTGCTCGTCAAGTCGAGGTCCAGCCCGTCTTCAATCGAGAG CTCATCGCAGAATTGTCTGATACGGTAGCTGCATGCCTGCTTGACCTTACAAACGCTTCTATAGATGACTCGCCCGTCCAGCCAGGATTGGGTTCTGGTGATCTCATGCTGACACAACACATTGCGCTTAGTCGCGTGAGGCATAGCAGTGCAATTGCGGACTTGGAAGGCAACCTCAACAAGGCCATTCAGAACTCTGAACCGAATGAAACTCATATTCGACAGCTTTTATCCCTGGCTCAAGAGGCGATAACGACATCAGACAAGAATCATATTATCCGGATATTATGGAGAGCAGCAATTGAGGCCCCGCGTATTGTCTCGGATGTGATTGTCGATTCTCCTCCTTTCGATATCGAAGCGATAGACGATATAAGCGGACGAACCTTCCTACATGAAACTGCTTTATCCGGTCAGTTACGGTTGGTTGAGATGGCGCTTGCTCGGGGGGTCGACCCGTCCAAACTTGACGTATATGCGCGAAGCGCGCTTCATTATGCCGCGCTAAAAGGCCATTCAGATGTGTGCAGGGCGCTACTCGCTTCGGGCGCTCCTTCGGATGCTCTAGATATGGATAATTTCTCCCCAATCATTCATGCAACTGTCAATGGACATCTAGAGTGCTGTAGTGCGCTTCTGGTCGACGGACACGTTAATCCAATGTCTGCGCAAGCGGGACAGGACCTCGCCCCTCTTTCTTTGGCTTGTAAACATGGCCACAGGAACGTGGTTTTACTGCTACTCGCGCACGGAGCTACTAGCCAACCAAATTCGAATGGAGAACTTCCGCTTCACCTTGCGGCTCAAGAAGGCCATGACGCGATATGTCGGTTGCTACTTCGCGACCCATTCCAGGACGATATTCCCGACAAATACAACGAATGGACGCCGCTATTTCATGCCGCACGTTACGGCCGTATTGAGTGTGTGAAGCTGCTACTCGAAGCCGGACACAACCAGACTGCTCTTGATGACGTTGGTAGACAACCTGTCCACTACGCTACCTGGTTCGGTCACATCGACTGTATGCATGCGCTTAGTCAAGCAATTCATCCCCTACATGGTACAATGTCCAAATCAACAAAAGCTTCTTCAATATCCCCTGCGTCCGACCTAGATGCGCCCCTTGATTTTGACCTTGATGCTGATCCTATACCAACTCTCTCATTACCTCCGCCTATTATGCCCTTCCGAGTTTACGGGCACAACTACCTTGATCAGAATCATCTTGTTCAAATTGCGCTTGGGTGCCCATGGACGTTACATGACAGTCACGTTCTTCACCCTGTGGCTGGCGTTCAGCTGGTCCCCCGTTTACAGGGAATTTCCAGCAAAGCGCTCCCTCAGTCCAACCCATCACTGAAACTGGTGGCGACATCCAATTTCTCCGCTACCGATCCCTCATTCAATGTTGTCCTACCACTCTCAGATGACCAAGACATATTCTCCCTCCAAGTTAAGGGATTACAAAACCTAACGTTAGAGTTCTCAGTCTATCCCTCATTTGGATCTAAGGCTATTGGGCGAGCTGTGGCGCTTTCCCACTCGTTCACTGAACTACAAGGCACAGGAATGATTATTTTGCCGATATTGGACCACCGATTACACCTCATAGGCCAG GTTTCATTTGATGTGTGCATAATCACACCCTTCAGCAGCGCAGGTTTCGATTTGAGCAGCAAGTTCGAAACTTACTGGAAGTCTTCAACTGCACCTCTGAATTCAGTAACAACACCTGCAAGGCAACCTGCTTCGCGTCAAGGCTTTGCGGCGGGCGCTAATTCTGCGAACGCATCCCCTGCTCTGAATGTAACTG TTACTCGGGATCTTGTGCCTGTGGTATTTTCACGTAAATGGCTGCCAGTTCATGGGTTTGACTTGAGTATTGGGGTCGTGACGTATGCGCAGTTCAAGAGTCTTTCTCAGGGAGATACACTGAAGGGAGACCCCACGTCTACTTCAGAATGGCATTTCTCTTTATCATCAGGTTTCTATTCCCTAGAGCATGCCTTAACG GTGCTACCCCTAACATTGGGTGCATGTATCGAGCTTGCTTGGTCACCAGGATCGGACCGAAGACCTAAACAGGATCTGAATGCCATCGTTGATTCTGTTCTTCGTACTGTATATGCGGTCTCCCGCCCAAGTCGGACCAGCGATTTACAGTCGTCAAGACGTAAACTAGTGTTGACATCGTTTTGCCCCTCCGTATGCACTGCCTTGAATTGGAAGCAGCCAAATT ACCCAGTGTTCTTTTCTAGTTACTGTGGAATGCTGCCTCGTGAAAACCACGACGCAGAGGCGAGTATCGAAACAGCTCGGGGGGATTTGCGACAACGGAGCATCAGCGGCGCAGTTGACTTCGCAAAGGAGAATAATCTTCTAGGTGTTTTGGTTGATGCCCGCTTAATA CGCCAAGTTCCAACTATAGCACAAGCTGTCCGAGATTCGAATATCCTGCTGGGTTCGTTTGGGTTACCCGACCAAGTGACGGTCAGCCTACCGGTTGGGCCAGATCTTGAACCTCTGAACCTCGATGCTACTCTCACGCAGGGAGTGCTGACGATGCATGATCATTTTCCATCAGGCCATCAATTATGA